One Drosophila willistoni isolate 14030-0811.24 chromosome 2R unlocalized genomic scaffold, UCI_dwil_1.1 Seg167, whole genome shotgun sequence DNA segment encodes these proteins:
- the LOC6643796 gene encoding cytoplasmic dynein 2 light intermediate chain 1 produces the protein MRLPQILYNLQKRFLKMFEMKNQEINENATPSIQDIAGKLAEEQQRLRQLEATSMPREKTLFVLGSKCVGKSTAISKFFDREDLSTRPTLALEYSFGRRMGNGSGRSAQVLNVWELGSLDNAEQLLDVPMRTHGLQQLAVFIMLDLSQPQRVWTDLECAYKGLRETANHMLEQASPAVKETLEQRSLERIGQQHQGDLITLDLLPFPVVIVGGKYDIFMDLDPALKKHICRCLRSMAHLIGGAVLFYSQKLPKLAKVLRDTISHLGFGSPAHPFRAHVTDYNEALSIWFGTDSWSKISDTGALSIERIGATLGVEVPQLQLEKQQQQLPQNPAKDAGFREAVIDEMRAQKDEELSGIMRDVLLRGKFESVAT, from the exons ATGCGTTTGCCGCAAATTCTTTACAATTTACAAAAACGATTTCTGAAAATGTTCGAAAtgaaaaatcaagaaataaatgaGAATGCCACGCCCAGTATACAGGATATTGCTGGGAAATTGGCAGAGGAGCAGCAACGTCTACGCCAATTGGAGGCCACGTCAATGCCAAGGGAGAAGACTCTATTTGTTTTAGGCAGCAAGTGTGTG GGCAAATCCACAGCAATTAGTAAGTTCTTTGACCGCGAAGATCTCTCCACACGACCCACTCTGGCCTTGGAATACAGTTTCGGCCGGCGCATGGGCAATGGCAGCGGCAGATCAGCTCAGGTTTTGAACGTCTGGGAATTGGGATCGTTGGATAATGCCGAACAATTGCTTGATGTGCCCATGCGGACTCATGGTCTGCAGCAATTGGCTGTATTCATTATGCTGGACCTATCACAGCCGCAGCGTGTGTGGACCGATTTAGAGTGTGCCTACAAGGGACTGAGAGAAACTGCTAATCATATGCTGGAACAAGCCAGTCCAGCAGTTAAGGAGACCCTCGAACAACGTTCCCTAGAGAGAATTGGCCAACAGCATCAGGGGGACTTAATTACACTAGATCTGCTACCGTTTCCGGTTGTCATTGTGGGTGGCAAATACGATATCTTCATGGATCTGGATCCTGCTCTAAAGAAACACATTTGTCGTTGCCTACGTTCCATGGCCCATCTAATCGGGGGCGCTGTTCTCTTCTATTCCCAAAAGTTACCCAAATTGGCAAAAGTTCTAAGGGATACCATAAGTCATTTAGGTTTTGGTAGTCCCGCCCATCCATTTCGTGCACATGTAACCGATTATAATGAAGCACTGTCCATTTGGTTCGGCACAGATAGTTGGTCGAAAATCAGTGACACTGGTGCCTTGAGCATTGAGCGAATCGGAGCCACTTTGGGTGTGGAAGTCCCTCAATTGCAGCTAgagaagcagcaacagcaactaccTCAGAATCCAGCCAAAGATGCCGGTTTTCGAGAGGCAGTGATCGATGAGATGCGAGCCCAAAAGGATGAAGAGCTGTCCGGGATCATGAGGGATGTTCTACTGCGTGGCAAATTCGAGAGTGTTGCCACCTAA
- the LOC6643794 gene encoding 40S ribosomal protein S28, which yields MFKKLSKMRTPTTKARVIKVLSRIGASGRLTECRLQLLEPPRHQIMRAVKGPVRTGQIIEIDELETFNP from the coding sequence ATGTTCAAGAAATTGTCTAAAATGAGAACGCCAACCACTAAGGCTCGAGTTATCAAAGTTTTGAGCCGTATTGGGGCAAGTGGACGACTCACTGAATGCCGTCTGCAGCTGTTGGAGCCTCCGCGGCATCAAATAATGCGCGCTGTGAAAGGACCCGTTCGTACAGGACAAATCATTGAGATTGATGAATTGGAAACATTTAATCCATAA